The region CGATCCCTATAACCACTAGTTCGAGGAAGCTCATGTCGAACATGGCTAAACTCGATTCTCAACTGAGTTGGTCAGTGATTGCTCAGATTGGATTTCATTGGTTTTGAGCGTCGAAGCAGAAACTAGCTCGTCGCATTCCGATTTCTCCAGATCTAGGTCTTTCATGCCATTTTTAAATCCACGTAATGCGCTGCCGAGATCACTACCTAGACTACCTAGTTTTTTTGTTCCAAATAGTAGAACGATAATTGCCAGAATGATAAGTAACTGCCAGATGCTAATGCCGCCGATACCCATAAGTGCTTCCTCTTCTAAATTATCCGTATAATTTCGATACGGCATAATTGTTATTCCAGACAATTGATAGGCTTAACCTTTGAAAAATAATGATCTAAAGGTCAAACCTATCGTGAAAATATTTTATAGTCCGCCTGGGAGTGAGCTTAAGCCAGGGAGCTCTGTGATAGGTAGTGTGTTAAGTAGTGGGGATACAACACCTATAAACTGCGTGCCGAGAGGTACGATTGGACCTACAAGTAAATTAACACCTGGTAAGTCAACTAATACTGGCAATAAGGTAGTTGTAAGTTGGCTGACAGCAACTGAGCCGGTGTTGTTGATAAGGTCATTCAGTAACGGCAACTGGCCAATTGGCGTAGAGTTCAGTGTTGAGCTAAGTTCGCCAGCAAGGTTTGCAATGAGTGCAACTTGAGCGTTTGCTGTAGTTGCCAAGCAAACAAAAAATGCGCCTATTAAGGCATTTTTGACTTGTTTCATTATTGTATAACTCCTTTAATTGGTTGAATATTCTACCGAGGATCTCGGCAAGAATTCTGAAATGTGGTTCATTTCTGTGCGCACATACCGTCAGTTATCGAAGTGAACTTCGAGTGGTTTGTCGTCGACAAGTTTGAGTCTTATTTTCATTTCAGTATATCATGACACACTTTTATTGAATCGTCATAGTTTTCTGTATAATAATTTTTGAAGTGATAAGCAAGTCACAAACCGAATACTTAGGACATGATTGCCGAGCATATCTATATGCCGTAGTGTGAAATTGAATTTATGCTAAAGCATTGAATGGTTTTCACATGGAGCTAGAGGGATCGCAAATTATGGTGAGAATCAAAATCTGCTAATCTTGATGTGGAGTCTAATGTTCATATAGTTCGCTACAATCTTTCGGTATTGAATTTAATTGATTTCACTGGAATACATCAATTTGCTCGCTCTTGGGATATGCAGTACATTTGGCTAATTTTTTCTGATCTCTACCTGAAGAATGTTTCTGTTCAGGGAGACGGATTACGAATTGCCACTCGTAAGCCCTTCGCAAGGTGTTGCCAAGTTAACTTACGGCTTCTGCTAATGCAGGGACTGCTATATGCAAGCGCTACCCATTCCCCGCAATATTATTCTTCAATTTGAGTCACCGGAATATAGGGGAATTATTGGCGGAGCGAGGGATCCATGTCAGTCGTGAGGCTATTCGGCTCGGGTGCGTAAAATTCGGCGCCATTTTCACACGTTTTTGCGACGGAATCGCAGGCGCGTTGGCGATACGTTTTACGTTGACGAATTTTTTTCGATCAATGGGAGGCGGCATTACCTTCGGGGAGCTGTGGGTCACGACGGCGAAGTTATCGATGTTTACCTTTCGGTAAAAAGGGGGTGATAGCTAAACGATTTTTCCGCCGATTATTAACGTGCGATGGTCAGGGGTCGAGGAAGATATGATACATATATAAATTGCAGAGCTGCGGTGTTGCTCATCCGGAATTGATACCGAACACCCTGCACAGCACGAAAGTATATGACAATAGCCGCGCCGAGTAATTGCATGGGTCGACTAGGATGAGGGAGCAGCGAAGCATGCAAAAATTTAAATCCGTTCGGCAACCTAAAATTTTCGACGGTTAAGATAAGTTCAGTCATGTTTTGCTGTAGTTGAGCTTGTAAACTGAAATTGAATGATTTTTTATTTATCTAGAATTATGCTAAATACGAGGCGCTATAATTCACTGGCCTAAAAACTTGATGAAAAATATGTGGTACTAGATTGCTGTCGCTGATTATAAATCAGTATTGCCATCTCCCTAGATGCGAGGCACTTAGTGTTACCTCCATTGTTAGCGTGCGTCATATTCGTTATAGGACAGCCATAAACCCAATACCTTTTAGTGCCGTATTTGGATCACTAGGGATAAGCCGCAACAACTCCTCAGCTGAAACGTAGATATGATCTCCTCGCTGAGCTGTCATGATGATCGTCGATAGGATCCGACCCGCGTTATTTCGCAATAATCTGGGATTGATGTTGGTGAGTAGTTCGCGATCTTTATTTGTCGTGACGCCGACAGTAAGGCAGTCAATACCGTAGTCATCTTTCAACGCGTTAT is a window of Zhongshania aliphaticivorans DNA encoding:
- the tatA gene encoding twin-arginine translocase TatA/TatE family subunit, whose protein sequence is MGIGGISIWQLLIILAIIVLLFGTKKLGSLGSDLGSALRGFKNGMKDLDLEKSECDELVSASTLKTNEIQSEQSLTNSVENRV